A stretch of DNA from Hydra vulgaris chromosome 03, alternate assembly HydraT2T_AEP:
attttgaaaatcttaacTCTAATGGATCAGTTAGCAAgcgtgatattaaaaaataatcatatccTTCTTGAATTAAATCATCAATAAGTGAAGCTGTGCATCTTAAAGTGGTCGTAAGAGCTTCTGATGTTTGTTTACTTAATGTAAACTTTTGAGAGTTTGAAACTTGAGATAATTGCCATTCTTCAATCCATTCAGCTAAATTGCGCAAAAATGAAGGTTTCATGTCACCCAAAACAGCTGCATTTCCAATATAATAATTGTTGTTGTATTTTTGCTTACTGTTACTTATTGTCCACCAtatatttatcaactttaaaaagcttGAGACATCAGTCCGATctggaaaataacttttaatagcTGCAGAAGTTGTAGGATCAAATATTGCAAGAGCAAGTGGTACACTTTGTTTATTATCGCCTGGATGAAGtgatttataagaaaatttgaaacctttttttaaattcaactgAAGTAATTGGTCTTTATCGTATACATCATGACTAACTTCCATGATATTTCACCAGCATGTACATCAATAACATTATGAAACTGGTCAAAATAAAAAGCAGGGAATTTAAAACGTTTGgaatttagtaaattatttCGTATGTTTTTGAGAAGATGGACAgcgtcaaaaaataaatatattacactGTCTTTTTTTGTAGGATGAGTAATACTACTAACATGGTTggtattcttatatttatgcatcAAATGTGAAAAAGCAGAAACATTAGTGGAATGATTATCAGAAACTATACCACGTACGTGAAAACCATTTTCTTGTAGAGATGTAATGCACTCATCAACACGGTCAGCTAGCCATTTACCCTCAATTTTTACTTCTGGTATAGCtcttataacaaaattaaatttttttttaaagaaacaatcATGAAGGTTATTACgcctttatataaaattccttCATTATCTACACCTATCATTCTACCACCTTGATATTGCGCTTCTTTCTGCAAATATATTTCATCCATCAACAGCACTACATCtttgtcaattttattttggtttagtAAACATTTTACAGATTTCAACGGTTTTACCCCCAcccttattaatttttttcaaaaggctAAATGATGGTAGAGGAAACTGTTCTAATAAGAGTTTATAGGCCTGCGCTGATGTATATCGAAGAATAAGGGAATATCATAAAAGATTTGATGAAAACTTTGGCCGATCAActggttttttgtattttatttcattgagtTCAGTCATTAAATCATTTGATAATCTATTTTCTtctagataattttttatatatgctggAAAATTCTCCAGtacactttttttctttaatacacAGCCTATATTTCAAAACCATGGAGGCAATGGAAGATAAGATGATTTATagaacaaggaaacatacataaattcaTCAACTACAATTGTTTCTGTAACTTCTAAAATACCTAAGTGTTGATTaacttctaaattaaaaaatatgtatttgtcATTATATATTTTGAGCTGATACCCTTCTAggttaacattatttaaatcatttaaacagtGAATTTTATCTACTCTATAAATAAATTGGATTCATCCTGATTATTTGATGGTTGACGGACAGACGGTGGCTTTCTACCCTTCGATGTAGTTGGATATACTGATAATGGTATTTTTTCAGGTAAGCAATAAATAATTGGAACGGGATTTAAATCCCAAATTAATGTAACTCTTTtgccaatttttaaatacttttcttcaaaatgtttaGCACAAATAGCCGAATTTTTACTAGGCTTCAATAACTTTCGATTGATAAATACTACCCACTGATTTAATAAGTCAGGATTATTTTCTGAAAATCCAAAAAGTGGTTGCTTTTCAGGAATAAAATTAATTCGATTCTCTCTCTTTTCATATCCAGTTTTACAGTAAATTACAGCACATGTGTTAACCATATTAAGAATATTTgaataaactgttttaaaatacgTTTATGTAAGTCAAAAAGTTACCCTTCTAATTTTTCGCTCCGAAAAGCAAGATATCCGGCCGTGTAATTATAGTAGGCCAtgactgactaggatcagaaagaagacataagtcgagtagagaaggtaaatgattcgggttgtctagaaagcgagttggaaagttgactatttgagttagggattgagaaaggcaaaagttgtgggctttaatgcctgcagagtcactgttACTAGAGCcgagccattcagtgtgatgagtaTTAAAGTCACCGGCAACAACAATATTAGCTGacggataaagagagagggctgggtcaatttgatcagaaataacatcgaaAAGATTGCAGTCTTAAGATGAAAGAGAACgatataaaacaaagagaaaggcagtacagtgaagtggtgctaaacaaaagcacatgaaagaatagtctgtggattcaaacctagtttcccgacaaatgggtgaattcttacgggTATAAATGCCAAGGCCAAGCatatgactattggagtctttacaaattaaagaaagataaaCATCAACAccaagatcacaagatgagacagctgaactcaaattagtctcacaaagagcaagtaggtctggtgaactttgcaagagataagactcaacagaagaaaagctACTTTGAAggccacaaatattagtgaaggtttagagaacttggtgatgatgatggttttttgtgttttatagtttttggtactttatttatttttaaaattgttaaagaatttggctcaaaacatatatatatgtatatatttagttatatatacaaaatatatataactaaatatatacatatatatatatatatatatatatatatatatatatatatatatatatatatatatatatatatatatatatatatatatatatatatatatatatatatatatatatatagagagagagagagagagagagagagagagagagagagagagagagagagagagagagagagagagagaaacacacacacacacacgtgtGCTATATAAATGTACGaccttaaaaatagtttaatagaataaatatttaaaaactattttgattgtaattaaaagtttgtaatatattaaattgaagtattatatatattttattagtttttaatatctaGTTTTTGAAGCTTACTGTTAGttattacttaatttataattacaattaatcttattattatactatataatatcTGATAATAATAACTGTAATTTAATAGTTAGTTAATATTTGTCTTATGTTcattgttaaattttacaataaaattttaaataatcattggTTTGTTGTTggttcttttcctttttttaatttttatagcctgtttttttatttgtttttttttataggaagAAGTTTGAACTAAAATGACTggtaaagtagtttttttattagtactgACAATTTTAGTACTGtgtaatttctttttgattcattgctttttagttacttcaacttacattattgttattttttgttattagaaGGGTTAATAAAAGTATACGTTTTTAGACAGTCAGATTGGTTCTGATTAATTCAATATTAGAAAATTTCAATACTGTATTTGCGCAGCTCACTATTCAGTTCACCTCTCCCGAAGCAAATTTTGAGCAGCTGTGGCGTGGTGGTTGCgcgcttgcctcagaaacaaaggatctgTAATTCAAACCCCATcactgggcaagttttgcgacatcggtaagaaaggaggcgtgagcatccaattaaatgctcatccgcggtgctctgtgataagaccgtaaggacttcttggggcacctaaattaaattaaaaaaaaaaaaaaagttttatttatgcattaaatatgaaaagttaaataaaataggaCTGTTGTTTGTGgacatgtaagtttatatacataaatttatgcatatttcattatattttataatttctctgtatctataatatagactatatgtatattttctcttaaaaaataataaggaatagacaaagacaaaaaaattctgctggaatttgtcaaaagaatgtTGTGTTATGCTCCTTTTTAAGGTatctgaatatatatttattagaaatttttaaattttatttatttcggAGAAATGAACCTGTCTACATTATTTACaggaagttatatattttgtaattccaatatcaattttttaaaaatattagatatatttataatgcctttctttattttgctttatttactgATAATTTGGTTTAACCTATGAATTATAGGcgccatgttttaaaatatgcgGTTGTGTAGGTAATTTATTgtgtaggtaatcttaggccagatcaagatattccCCCAACATTGTCAACTGTATATCTCTGATCCAATGGCAGCAGTAAATTTTGACAATAACATAGTTATCAACTTTGCTTAcgtaatttaatattttatttgcaaacaaTAGTGAAGTTGCTGTTGTATATCTTGGAGATGTTCCTCCACCTGCCTCCAGAGAAGTCATTTACCCAAAAGGTCATTTAGAAGTTGCATAAAGTATATCAGCTAACTTAGATCCTACggttttttcactttttttttccaagagATGGCATTATTGGTGCGCAACCCTGAACATGCAACATtggttagaaatcatgttaAATTATCTGAGTTTTACAATTATGAACCTTATTAAGACAAAACTTCTGTTCAACAATTTATGGCAATAAACTATTTCAGCAATATGCTGCTGATGCATATGTTAAAATTGAAGAGCAGTGTCTTGCTTTTCTTGAAATAACCAAAGCAAACTGAGAAGTATGGAATATGATGCCTTACATGAAGATGCAAGTAACCTTTGTAGCAATTATAATGTTAGACcaaaaaaagctttgaaaacgtaaatattagaatttattaagctacatatcttttttttttttcaaagttactaATTATAATTTCTTAGACCCATCAGATAAGtgctaatatttatactttaattgaaatttaacCTTGCGTTACATCTATTTTATATTACACTCAACTTCTCATTAGTTTCAGATATTCTACGATAACACGTGATACCACGATAAGtttaagattattataataacttttttcttatcaattttTACGACTACTATTATTTAGACTATTTTCagatttgttatatattttaattctaacattagttactacatttttttaaatcaaatttgattaaattttttataactgattTAAATTAtcctaaaaataaatgttttttttttttttagttgtcatcGCTTTATAAGTTATGAttataatagtttattgtaacttttttttaatacagttcCCTTGAAAGACAGTCTCCTCTCtgtttaatgaaagtttattaataaaggGGAGCATTATTGGAAACCTCTGTTATTACTAAGctcttatgtattttttggtaccataattgataatgaccatgtttaagaaatgttttacgATTCACTAATTCATGAACACAAtcataaatatgtaaaataatgctcccttttattaataaacttattctaaaacaaaataataaatatgtaaaataatgctTTTGTAGTTTAAGATGATctacttttttcctttttttttaggtattggcGAGTTGTAGTTGGCTTTCCTTCTCTGGTGCTTGCTGTTATTAAAAAGAATCTAATAACTTAAGTTGCGTGTCTTTACTAAATGCCAAGACTAATGAAAGCGAGCAAAAccaaaaagattatattatataaatggcTGCCATTGTCCCGATTTTTAAGGAGGAGAgcgcaaaactaattaaaactttaagttcttcAGCGGAAAAACCGGTACAAATGCAGCCCTATATATAgatgaatatgtattttatattttcagaaaatatatcaagttaatttgttttaagttatttattctaacccgtattacgggttgcttactgctagtatgaCATTAATATactaatgtttatttatgtcatatttataataaaaatccataaatttacaaaataaaggattattttgttatgaaatTAGAATTATCTGGCTTAATTCCTGCTTGATTTTAACAGATTATTTTCTTCAACAACCTTATAACtcctttattttaatgaatatcaACTGCGCATAATTTGATGCACTAACATAatacatgatttttttaaaacactttaattttCATATGTATGCTTATTAAATATTAGGAAGAAAAAGATCCGAACCTAGGTATGCTGAGAAGcgttatgctttaaaaaaaacatctaactCCTTTGTTTCAGCTGATTGTTTGTTACACTAAGGTGGCTTCCTAAACTAAAGCTTTTACTTACGGAGTGTTGGGGGGGGGGGCGGGTCATCCAAAAGCTTACACGTTCGTACAAGGGAGATCGCTCCTATGTGCATAGTTAAATTCCTACATGTTTTActatagtaaataattaaatgatcCATTAAACAAATTTGACTTTGGGTGTTTTCTGGTAATTGGCAGTGATGTTATTCACAAATCGCGAACGTACCCAAGCTGCCAAGTAGCCTCGGTCAACTTTTTAAGTACATGTAATCATTTCTATTGCTAGGAATTGTAAGGATAATGTGTAACTTTTTTGCGTTTTCTCAAATTAATACTTCTAGGTAAGTCAAAGAAATATTGGCTTCACGTTCTTAATTGTTCCGATATCATGACATACTATTGATTGTTTCGATATCAAATGTTCCAAGAGATAAGTTAATTGTGGGGTCCCTCAAGGCTCAATCTTAGGGccgttgttttttttaatttatattatcaatatgTATAAAGCACTATCTTCTGCAATGTATGCAGATGaca
This window harbors:
- the LOC136078657 gene encoding THAP domain-containing protein 3-like, giving the protein MVNTCAVIYCKTGYEKRENRINFIPEKQPLFGFSENNPDLLNQWVVFINRKLLKPSKNSAICAKHFEEKYLKIGKRVTLIWDLNPVPIIYCLPEKIPLSVYPTTSKGRKPPSVRQPSNNQDESNLFIE